A genomic window from Pyricularia oryzae 70-15 chromosome 7, whole genome shotgun sequence includes:
- a CDS encoding glucosamine 6-phosphate acetyltransferase: MAILYSDASSQAGASSTDAGLFSLDLISPEVAVVLPEGYKMRSLRKSDYDSGYLDCLRVLTTVGEFDRSAFEVRFDEFAQSPGSYYILVVEDAEGRVVGTGALIVERKIIHSLASVGHIEDIAVAKDQQGKKLGLRIIQALDYISEKVGCYKSILDCSEKNEGFYDKCGFKRAGLQMAHYYDSK; encoded by the exons ATGGCAATCCTGTACTCGGACGCGTCGTCGCAGGCCGGCGCGTCCTCGACCGACGCGGGTCTGTTCTCCCTGGACCTCATCTCGCCCGAGGTCGCCGTCGTCCTGCCGGAGGGCTACAAGATGCGCTCGCTGCGCAAGTCGGACTACGACTCGGGATACCTCGACTGCCTGCGCGTGCTGACGACGGTAGGCGAGTTTGACCGCTCCGCCTTTGAGGTGCGctttgacgagtttgccCAGTCGCCCGGCAGCTACTACATCTTGGTGGTGGAGGACGCCGAGGGGAGGGTCGTCGGGACGGGCGCGTTGATTGTCGAGCGCAAGAT AATCCACAGCCTCGCCTCGGTCGGCCATATCGAAGATATCGCGGTCGCAAAGGACCAGCAGGGCAAGAAGCTCGGCTTGCGCATCATCCAGGCGCTTGATTACATCTCAGAAAAGGTGGGGTGTTACAAGAGCATTCTGGACTGCAGTGAGAAGAACGAGGGCTTCTACGACAAATGCGGCTTCAAGCGCGCAGGACTGCAAATGGCGCATTATTACGACAGCAAATAG